A window of the Desulfovibrio sp. TomC genome harbors these coding sequences:
- the aprB gene encoding adenylyl-sulfate reductase subunit beta, translated as MPTFVDPSKCDGCKGGEKTACMYICPNDLMILDPQEMKAFNQEPSACWECYSCVKICPQGAISARPYADFAPMGGTSIPMRSADSIMWTVKFRNGNIKRFKFPIRTTPEGSIKPFEGKPEPGDLDSELLFTETSLATPKEALGKKFDVTGADTVQCWLDGFCK; from the coding sequence ATGCCTACCTTTGTGGATCCGAGCAAGTGTGACGGATGCAAAGGCGGTGAGAAGACCGCGTGCATGTACATTTGCCCCAATGACCTGATGATTCTGGATCCTCAGGAGATGAAGGCCTTCAATCAGGAGCCTTCGGCTTGTTGGGAATGTTATTCCTGCGTGAAGATCTGCCCCCAGGGCGCCATTTCGGCCCGTCCCTACGCTGACTTCGCACCCATGGGCGGCACCTCGATCCCCATGCGTTCGGCCGATTCCATCATGTGGACCGTGAAGTTCCGCAACGGCAACATCAAGCGCTTCAAGTTCCCCATCCGCACCACCCCCGAAGGTTCGATCAAGCCCTTCGAAGGCAAGCCTGAGCCGGGCGATCTGGACAGCGAATTGCTCTTCACCGAGACCTCGCTGGCCACCCCGAAGGAAGCCCTGGGCAAGAAGTTCGACGTCACCGGCGCGGACACTGTTCAGTGCTGGC